A single region of the Gossypium arboreum isolate Shixiya-1 chromosome 12, ASM2569848v2, whole genome shotgun sequence genome encodes:
- the LOC108479742 gene encoding pyruvate dehydrogenase E1 component subunit beta-1, mitochondrial-like, with amino-acid sequence MLAIARQRMLGQSFKKILPAVSVLRSYSSAAKQITVREALNSALDEEMSADPKVFLMGEEVGEYQGAYKITKGLLEKYGPERVLDTPITEAGFTGIGVGAAYYGLKPVVEFMTFNFSMQAIDHIINSAAKSNYMSAGQISVPIVFRGPNGAAAGVGAQHSQCYAAWYASCPGLKVLSPYNSEDARGLLKAAIRDPDPVVFLENELLYGESFPVSDEVLDSSFCLPIGKAKIEREGKDVTITAFSKMVGYALKAAEMLEKDGIYAEVINLRSIRPLDRSTINTSVRKTNRLITVEEGFPQHGVGAEICASVVEESFSYLDAPVERIAGADVPMPYAANLERMAVPQVEDIVRAAKRACYRSVPLAATA; translated from the exons ATGTTAGCAATAGCAAGGCAAAGG ATGTTGGGACAATCATTTAAGAAGATTCTGCCTGCAGTATCTGTCTTGAGAAGTTACTCATCTGCTGCAAAACAG ATTACAGTGAGAGAGGCATTAAACTCTGCTCTTGATGAGGAGATGTCGGCTGATCCAAAAGTCTTTTTGATGGGTGAAGAG GTTGGAGAATATCAAGGTGCATACAAG ATAACCAAGGGACTTTTGGAGAAGTATGGACCTGAAAGGGTTCTTGATACTCCAATTACTGAG GCTGGTTTTACTGGGATTGGGGTTGGTGCTGCTTACTATGGTCTGAAGCCAGTAGTGGAGTTTATGACATTTAACTTCTCCATGCAG GCAATTGACCACATTATTAACTCTGCTGCAAAGTCCAACTATATGTCTGCTGGCCAGATATCTGTACCCATTGTTTTTAGAGGACCTAATGGTGCCGCTGCTGGTGTTGGTGCCCAACACTCTCAG TGTTATGCAGCATGGTATGCTTCTTGTCCTGGGTTGAAAGTATTGTCACCATATAATTCTGAAGATGCTCGTGGACTGCTCAAAGCTGCTATTAGAGATCCTGATCCAGTTGTTTTCCTTGAAAACgagttgtt ATATGGTGAGTCATTCCCTGTTTCTGATGAAGTTCTTGATTCCAGTTTTTGCCTTCCAATTGGGAAAGCTAAG ATTGAGAGAGAAGGAAAAGATGTGACTATTACAGCTTTTTCAAAAATGGTGGGCTATGCACTTAAG GCAGCTGAGATGCTTGAAAAGGATGGAATTTATGCTGAG GTTATAAATTTGCGTTCTATTAGGCCGCTAGATAGATCCACAATAAACACATCAGTCAGGAAAACCAACAGACTAATAACAGTTGAAGAAGGGTTTCCCCAGCACGGTGTCGGTGCTGAAATCTG TGCATCTGTTGTGGAGGAGAGTTTTTCATATCTTGATGCACCAGTTGAGAGAATCGCTGGAGCTGATGTTCCCATGCCATATGCAGCAAATCTTGAGAGAATGGCTGTGCCGCAG GTTGAAGATATTGTCCGTGCTGCAAAGAGAGCATGCTACCGATCTGTACCATTGGCTGCTACTGCCTAA
- the LOC108478051 gene encoding probable LRR receptor-like serine/threonine-protein kinase At4g36180 gives MGVLDRFSACQNNSLEILYLGGNYLVGSLPQSLGTLRNLQELDLNTNFFWGSNPASIGNLSSLEFLELSDNNLNGTIPESFWRLAKLSTVSLESNQMEGPSFPVWLLVQTNLSYVIVSNAGISDIVEEEWLARLSGQLPDCWNKLRSLKVVDASNNSLSGEIPSSLTSLCHLILLMLGDNNLHNDIPLPPNSCRQFGSFKQSSYWVNSENFTALKFGNRSLDYEELFDLQNGTINEQMMLVKNIDLSENNLIGEFPKGICRLAFLDTLNLSTNYLSGNIPDNIGDMRWLESLDLSVNNFSGPIPSSLSSLTLLNHLKLSYNLSERIPTGYQLQTLNDSSNYEGNLLLCRVPLLTRCPEDINSPPTSSSLGGSKDKLWLYLSITMGYIVGFWGVCGTLVMKESWRQAYFQYVDELKEKLLLWIALTVARS, from the exons ATGGGGGTTTTGGACCGTTTCTCGGCTTGCCAAAATAATAGCCTGGAGATCCTCTATTTAGGAGGCAATTATCTAGTAGGAAGTCTTCCGCAATCATTAGGAACATTAAGGAATTTGCAAGAACTTGACCTCAATACTAATTTCTTTTGGGGTTCAAATCCGGCTTCTATAGGGAATTTGTCATCCTTGGAATTTTTGGAACTCTCTGATAATAATCTCAATGGCACAATACCCGAAAGTTTCTGGAGACTAGCTAAGCTATCAACCGTGAGCCTAGAATCGAACCAAATGGAAG GTCCTTCTTTTCCAGTTTGGCTTCTAGTTCAAACCAATCTTTCCTATGTTATAGTCTCAAACGCTGGGATTTCGGACATCGTGGAAGAAGAATGGCTTGCCAG ATTGTCTGGACAACTTCCAGATTGTTGGAATAAATTGAGAAGCTTGAAAGTTGTGGATGCCTCCAACAACAGCCTATCTGGTGAAATCCCAAGTTCCCTAACTTCGTTATGTCACCTCATTTTATTAATGTTAGGTGACAATAATCTTCATAATGATATTCCTTTACCACCAAATAGTTGTCGGCAA TTTGGATCTTTCAAACAATCATCTTATTGGGTCAATTCAGAAAATTTCACCGCCTTGAAATTTGGCAACAGAAGTTTGGACTATGAAGAGTTATTTGATCTCCAGAATGGCACAATTAATGAGCAAATGATGCTG GTCAAGAACATTGACCTTTCCGAGAATAATCTTATAGGAGAATTCCCCAAAGGGATATGCAGGTTGGCTTTTCTGGACACGTTGAATTTGTCGACAAATTATTTAAGTGGAAACATTCCCGATAACATTGGTGACATGCGATGGTTGGAGTCCCTTGATTTGTCGGTCAACAATTTTTCAGGTCCGATTCCTTCGAGCTTATCATCACTAACGCTCTTGAATCACTTGAAGCTGTCTTACAACTTGTCGGAAAGAATTCCAACAGGATATCAGCTCCAAACGCTCAACGATTCATCCAACTACGAAGGCAATCTATTGTTGTGTAGGGTTCCGCTCTTAACAAGGTGTCCAGAAGACATTAACTCTCCTCCCACATCATCATCTCTGGGTGGTTCAAAAGACAAGCTGTGGCTCTATCTTAGCATCACTATGGGATACATTGTAGGATTTTGGGGTGTTTGTGGTACCTTAGTTATGAAAGAGTCATGGAGGCAAGCTTATTTCCAGTATGTTGATGAGCTGAAGGAAAAATTGTTACTTTGGATAGCATTGACAGTTGCTCGCTCGTGA